Proteins from a single region of Prosthecodimorpha staleyi:
- a CDS encoding DUF4167 domain-containing protein gives MRQGNPKQRMRGRGNNSNNSNRKGPNPLTRSYESNGPDVKVRGTALHIAEKYVALSRDASASGDRVLAENYMQHAEHYYRIIAAAQAQLQQPITIMRTDIQSEDEDYEDDVDTSADFRPTPAVIEQPQPYVEDLASQPQPVLPERAPYQPREMRDGNRDRDGREREGRDRDGNRDRFGDRQRHNGSGRPYRDRNDRGPDPRGERGPDMRGERGPDQRGERGPDPRAERGPDMRGERPEGRYERQDRPDRGQQRPYEPRFEDREGRPPRENREPREFRGDREPRESREPREYREPRGERRPEPAYEPRGERHEQPVVEERVIEPVATSVVAAPVAVAPVVTAPAVEPASDLPPFITGAPREAEAPVKKRRTRAAAAAPATEATPAAAPAAPRTRTRKAVAVEAAPEPTGADD, from the coding sequence ATGAGACAAGGAAATCCAAAGCAGAGGATGCGGGGGCGGGGCAACAATAGCAACAACAGCAACCGCAAAGGCCCCAACCCGCTGACGCGGAGCTATGAGTCCAACGGTCCGGACGTAAAGGTCCGGGGCACGGCTCTGCATATCGCCGAAAAGTATGTCGCGCTTTCTCGCGACGCATCGGCAAGTGGCGACCGGGTGCTGGCCGAAAACTACATGCAGCACGCCGAGCACTACTATCGGATCATTGCAGCCGCGCAGGCGCAGCTGCAGCAGCCGATCACCATCATGCGCACCGACATCCAGTCCGAGGACGAGGACTACGAGGATGACGTGGATACCAGCGCGGACTTCCGTCCGACGCCGGCCGTGATCGAGCAGCCGCAACCCTATGTCGAGGATCTCGCGTCCCAGCCGCAGCCGGTGCTGCCGGAGCGGGCGCCCTACCAGCCGCGCGAGATGCGCGACGGCAATCGCGACCGCGACGGCCGCGAGCGGGAAGGACGCGATCGCGACGGCAACCGGGACCGGTTCGGTGACCGCCAGCGCCACAACGGCAGCGGCCGTCCGTATCGCGATCGCAACGATCGCGGCCCCGATCCGCGCGGTGAGCGTGGCCCGGACATGCGCGGCGAGCGCGGACCGGATCAACGCGGCGAGCGGGGTCCCGATCCGCGCGCCGAGCGCGGTCCCGACATGCGCGGCGAGCGTCCGGAAGGCCGCTACGAGCGGCAGGATCGGCCGGACCGTGGCCAGCAGCGCCCCTACGAACCGCGCTTCGAGGATCGCGAAGGCCGTCCGCCGCGCGAGAACCGGGAGCCGCGCGAGTTCCGGGGCGATCGCGAACCGCGGGAGAGCCGTGAGCCGCGTGAATATCGCGAACCGCGCGGCGAACGCCGTCCGGAACCGGCCTATGAGCCGCGCGGCGAGCGTCACGAGCAGCCGGTGGTCGAGGAGCGGGTGATTGAGCCCGTGGCGACCTCGGTCGTGGCCGCTCCGGTGGCCGTGGCTCCGGTCGTGACAGCGCCGGCGGTCGAGCCGGCCAGCGATCTGCCGCCCTTCATCACCGGGGCGCCGCGCGAAGCCGAAGCGCCGGTGAAGAAGCGTCGCACCCGCGCCGCTGCGGCGGCTCCGGCCACCGAGGCGACGCCCGCCGCCGCTCCGGCGGCGCCGCGCACGCGGACCCGCAAGGCGGTCGCCGTCGAGGCGGCGCCCGAGCCGACCGGGGCCGACGACTGA
- the prmC gene encoding peptide chain release factor N(5)-glutamine methyltransferase, whose protein sequence is MRRAFAAAGFETPDLDARLIARGLLGLDLTGLIRAADRQLSAADAAALTDLAGRRLAGAPIARLFGEQEFWGLPFRLGPDTLVPRPDTETLVAVALDLLRRSGNPAPVVADLGTGSGAVLAAILTDYPGAFGIGTDLAAGALAVAAGNLAALGLADRAALLRASFADALAPGRFDLIVSNPPYIARAVIGGLAPEVRLHDPILALDGGEDGLDAYRALAARSAAALVPGAALAVEIGYDQGRSVPDLFARAGLTRITVVADAGGNDRVVAGFAA, encoded by the coding sequence ATGCGTCGGGCCTTTGCGGCGGCCGGATTCGAAACGCCTGATCTCGATGCCCGGCTGATCGCGCGCGGCCTGCTCGGGCTCGATCTGACCGGCCTCATCCGCGCCGCCGACCGGCAACTCAGCGCCGCCGACGCCGCCGCGTTGACGGATCTCGCGGGTCGCCGCCTGGCCGGGGCGCCGATCGCGCGGCTGTTCGGCGAGCAGGAATTCTGGGGCCTGCCGTTCCGCCTCGGTCCCGACACGCTGGTACCGCGCCCGGATACCGAGACGCTGGTCGCCGTCGCGCTCGACCTGCTGCGCCGGTCCGGCAACCCGGCGCCCGTCGTCGCCGATCTCGGCACCGGCTCCGGCGCCGTCCTGGCCGCGATCCTGACGGACTATCCCGGGGCCTTCGGCATCGGCACCGATCTGGCGGCCGGGGCGCTGGCGGTCGCAGCCGGCAATCTGGCCGCGCTCGGTCTCGCCGACCGCGCCGCGCTGCTGCGCGCGTCGTTTGCCGACGCCCTCGCGCCGGGACGCTTCGACCTGATCGTCTCGAACCCGCCCTATATCGCGCGGGCGGTGATCGGCGGCCTGGCGCCCGAGGTCCGGCTGCACGATCCGATTCTGGCGCTCGACGGCGGCGAAGACGGGCTCGATGCCTATCGCGCCTTGGCGGCGCGTTCGGCCGCGGCCTTGGTCCCGGGTGCGGCGCTCGCGGTCGAGATCGGCTACGACCAGGGCCGCAGCGTGCCGGATCTGTTCGCGCGGGCCGGCCTGACCCGAATCACGGTTGTCGCCGATGCGGGCGGAAACGACCGCGTTGTCGCCGGCTTTGCGGCGTGA
- the prfA gene encoding peptide chain release factor 1, whose translation MLPRDKLDQLLDRFAVLEARMAGGTDSDSYVQLAKDYAELQPVVAKVRALIAAEAERAGIDELIADPATDAEMRAMAEAERADAAAAVEALEREVAVLLLPKDAADEMSAILEVRAGTGGDEAALFAGDLFRMYERHAALHGWKVEVLSASEGEMGGYKEIVASITGRGVFARLKFESGVHRVQRVPATESSGRIHTSAATVAVLPEAEDVDVEINDADLRIDYFRASGAGGQHVNKTESAVRITHIPTGVVVAMQDERSQHQNKAKAMKLVRARIYEAERERAAAARAESRKSQVGSGDRSERIRTYNFGQGRVTDHRINLTLYKLPEILTGEALDEVIDPLVTEHQASLLAADQG comes from the coding sequence ATGCTCCCTCGCGACAAACTCGATCAGTTGCTCGACCGCTTCGCCGTCCTGGAAGCCCGCATGGCGGGCGGGACGGATTCCGACAGCTATGTCCAGCTTGCCAAGGACTATGCCGAACTGCAGCCGGTCGTCGCCAAGGTGCGCGCGCTGATCGCCGCGGAGGCCGAGCGCGCGGGCATCGACGAACTGATCGCCGACCCGGCAACCGACGCCGAGATGCGCGCCATGGCGGAGGCGGAGCGGGCGGATGCGGCGGCGGCCGTCGAGGCCCTGGAGCGGGAGGTCGCCGTCCTGCTCCTGCCCAAGGACGCGGCCGATGAGATGAGCGCGATCCTGGAGGTGCGTGCCGGTACCGGCGGCGACGAGGCTGCGCTGTTCGCCGGCGATCTGTTCCGCATGTATGAGCGCCATGCCGCCCTGCACGGCTGGAAGGTCGAGGTGCTTTCGGCAAGCGAAGGCGAAATGGGCGGCTACAAGGAGATCGTCGCCTCGATCACGGGCCGGGGCGTGTTCGCGCGGCTGAAATTCGAATCCGGGGTGCACCGCGTGCAGCGGGTGCCGGCGACGGAATCGAGCGGGCGCATCCATACCTCCGCCGCGACCGTCGCGGTTTTGCCGGAGGCGGAGGATGTCGACGTCGAGATCAACGACGCCGATCTGCGCATCGACTATTTCCGCGCCTCCGGGGCCGGCGGCCAGCATGTCAACAAGACCGAGAGCGCGGTGCGGATCACTCATATCCCGACCGGCGTGGTCGTTGCCATGCAGGACGAGCGCTCCCAGCACCAGAACAAGGCCAAGGCCATGAAACTGGTCCGGGCGCGCATCTACGAGGCCGAGCGCGAGCGGGCCGCCGCTGCGCGGGCCGAGTCGCGCAAGAGCCAGGTCGGTTCAGGCGACCGCTCCGAGCGCATCCGGACCTACAATTTCGGCCAGGGCCGGGTGACCGACCACCGCATCAACCTGACCCTCTACAAGCTGCCGGAAATCCTGACCGGCGAGGCGCTCGACGAGGTGATCGACCCGCTGGTGACCGAACACCAGGCGAGCCTGCTCGCCGCCGACCAGGGCTGA
- the ptsP gene encoding phosphoenolpyruvate--protein phosphotransferase, with translation MRGSLAAPRVLLRRLREVMAEPISAQERLDKIVEQIANNMVAEVCSVYVLRADETLELYATVGLKREAVHHTALKVGEGLVGLIAAEARFLNLANAQVHPAFAYKPETGEEMYNAFLGVPILRAGRTLGVLVVQNKSHRTYMDEEVEALQTISMIIAEMIAAGGLEPLARVSGGALDLRRPMQLEGVGLCDGVALGHAVLHEPRVVVSALIADDPNRELARLEAAIEKLRISVDDLISRSEVATPGEHLDVLEAYRMFAYDRGWVRKMEEAVRNGLTAEAAVEKVQSDTRARMLRQTDPYLRDRLHDFDALANRLLRELMGRPHGPTAGILPKDAIVVARSMGAAELFDYDRERLRGVVLEEGATTSHVAIVARALGIAVVGQLSGVVSLVEVGDAMIVDGEAGLVHLRPPADVEHAYAEKVRFRARRQAQYRRLRSRPAMTKDGTDVQMLLNAGLLVDLPHLDESGAAGIGLFRTELQFMVASSFPKMSEQEQLYRQVLVAAGDRPVTFRSLDIGGDKVLPYVRALEEEENPAMGWRAIRLGLDRPGLLRTQIRALLKAAGDRELRLMFPMVTEVGEFLRAQAMVEREKTFLKRHGHPLPASVKLGVMIEVPSLVFQLDELFRVVHFASVGSNDLMQFTMASDRGNTRVASRYDPLSLPFLRMLKIIADKAAEHHVPITLCGELAGRPLEALALLALGYRSISMAPASIGPVKAMVLESDLSRLRARFLSRLEPGRPPGDLRHFLRGYSEEQGIPV, from the coding sequence ATGCGGGGGTCCCTCGCGGCGCCGCGCGTGCTGCTCCGCCGCCTGCGCGAGGTGATGGCTGAGCCCATCAGCGCGCAGGAGCGGCTCGACAAGATCGTCGAGCAGATCGCCAACAACATGGTGGCCGAGGTCTGCTCGGTCTATGTGCTGCGCGCCGACGAGACGCTGGAGCTCTACGCCACCGTCGGCCTGAAGCGCGAGGCGGTGCACCATACCGCCCTCAAGGTCGGCGAAGGCCTGGTCGGCCTGATCGCCGCCGAAGCCCGCTTCCTCAACCTCGCCAACGCGCAGGTCCATCCGGCCTTCGCCTACAAGCCCGAGACCGGCGAGGAAATGTACAACGCCTTCCTGGGCGTGCCGATCCTGCGCGCCGGCCGGACCCTCGGCGTGCTCGTCGTCCAGAACAAGTCCCACCGGACCTACATGGACGAGGAGGTCGAAGCCCTCCAGACCATCTCGATGATCATCGCCGAGATGATTGCGGCCGGCGGCCTGGAGCCGCTCGCCCGGGTCTCCGGCGGCGCGCTCGACCTGCGCCGGCCGATGCAGCTCGAAGGCGTCGGCCTGTGCGACGGCGTCGCGCTCGGCCATGCCGTGCTGCACGAGCCGCGCGTGGTCGTTTCCGCGCTGATCGCCGACGATCCGAACCGGGAACTGGCCCGGCTGGAAGCCGCCATCGAGAAGCTGCGCATCTCGGTCGACGACCTGATCTCGCGCTCCGAGGTGGCGACGCCCGGCGAACATCTCGACGTGCTCGAAGCCTACCGCATGTTCGCCTACGATCGCGGCTGGGTGCGCAAGATGGAGGAGGCGGTCCGTAACGGCCTGACCGCCGAGGCCGCCGTCGAGAAGGTCCAGTCGGACACCCGCGCGCGCATGCTGCGCCAGACCGACCCTTACTTGCGCGACCGGCTGCACGATTTCGACGCGCTGGCCAACCGGCTCCTGCGCGAATTGATGGGTCGTCCGCACGGACCGACCGCCGGCATCCTGCCCAAGGACGCGATCGTCGTCGCACGCAGCATGGGCGCGGCCGAGCTGTTCGACTACGACCGCGAACGCCTGCGCGGCGTCGTGCTGGAGGAGGGCGCCACCACCAGCCATGTCGCCATCGTGGCGCGCGCGCTCGGCATCGCGGTGGTCGGCCAGCTGAGCGGGGTCGTGTCGCTGGTCGAGGTCGGCGACGCCATGATCGTCGACGGCGAAGCCGGGCTGGTGCATCTGCGCCCGCCTGCCGATGTCGAACATGCCTATGCCGAGAAGGTGCGCTTCCGCGCCCGCCGGCAGGCGCAGTACCGGCGCCTGCGCTCGCGGCCGGCGATGACCAAGGACGGCACCGACGTCCAGATGCTGCTCAATGCCGGCCTGCTGGTCGACCTGCCGCATCTCGACGAATCCGGGGCGGCCGGCATCGGCCTGTTCCGCACCGAGTTGCAGTTCATGGTCGCCTCCTCCTTCCCGAAGATGAGCGAGCAGGAGCAGCTCTACCGTCAGGTGCTGGTGGCGGCCGGCGACCGGCCGGTCACCTTCCGCTCGCTCGATATCGGCGGCGACAAGGTGCTGCCCTATGTGCGGGCGCTCGAGGAGGAGGAGAACCCGGCCATGGGCTGGCGCGCGATCCGCCTCGGCCTCGACCGGCCCGGCCTGCTGCGCACCCAGATCCGCGCGCTGCTCAAGGCTGCCGGCGATCGCGAACTGCGCCTGATGTTCCCGATGGTGACCGAGGTCGGCGAGTTCCTGCGCGCGCAGGCCATGGTCGAGCGCGAGAAGACCTTCCTGAAGCGCCACGGCCACCCACTGCCGGCCTCCGTCAAGCTCGGCGTCATGATCGAGGTGCCGTCGCTGGTCTTCCAGCTCGACGAACTGTTCCGCGTCGTGCATTTCGCTTCGGTCGGCTCCAACGACCTGATGCAGTTCACCATGGCGTCGGACCGCGGCAATACCCGCGTCGCCTCGCGCTACGACCCCTTGTCGTTGCCTTTCCTGCGCATGCTGAAGATCATCGCCGACAAGGCGGCCGAGCATCACGTGCCGATCACGCTGTGCGGTGAACTGGCCGGGCGGCCGCTGGAAGCCCTCGCCCTGCTGGCGCTCGGCTACCGCTCGATTTCGATGGCGCCCGCCTCGATCGGTCCGGTCAAGGCCATGGTGCTGGAATCCGATTTGTCGCGCCTGAGGGCGCGCTTCCTGAGCCGACTGGAACCGGGCCGCCCGCCCGGCGATCTGCGCCATTTCCTGCGCGGCTATTCGGAGGAACAGGGCATCCCGGTCTAG
- a CDS encoding aspartate kinase produces MARLVMKFGGTSVANIERIRNVARHVKREVDAGHQVAVVVSAMSGVTNQLVAYCKEASALHDAREYDAVVASGEQVTSGLLAIVLQDMGIEARSWQGWQIPLKTDRQHGAARIMEIDGEFLTSRIAGGQVAVIAGFQGIAPDNRIATLGRGGSDTSAVAIAAAIKADRCDIYTDVDGVYTTDPRMVPKARRLEKIAFEEMLEMASLGAKVLQVRSVELAMVKKVRTFVRSSFDDPAAVGVDQNGNPPGTLICDEDEIVETQVVTGIAYSKDEAQVSLRNVADKPGVAAAVFGPLADAGINVDMIVQNTSADGSTTDITFTVPNADHDRARAVLDAAMAKIGATNVQSSGDVVKVSVIGIGMRSHAGVAAQCFQALASKGINIRAITTSEIKISVLIDAAYAELAVRTLHSVYGLDKH; encoded by the coding sequence ATGGCCCGTCTGGTGATGAAGTTCGGCGGCACGTCCGTCGCCAATATCGAGCGCATCCGGAACGTGGCGCGGCATGTCAAACGCGAGGTCGATGCCGGCCATCAGGTGGCGGTGGTGGTCTCCGCCATGTCCGGCGTGACCAATCAGCTGGTGGCCTACTGCAAGGAAGCCTCGGCGCTGCACGACGCACGCGAATATGATGCGGTGGTGGCGTCGGGCGAACAGGTCACCTCGGGCCTGCTCGCCATCGTGCTGCAGGACATGGGCATCGAGGCGCGCTCCTGGCAGGGCTGGCAGATCCCGCTCAAGACCGACCGTCAGCACGGAGCGGCGCGGATCATGGAGATCGACGGCGAATTCCTGACCAGCCGCATCGCCGGCGGCCAGGTGGCCGTGATCGCCGGCTTCCAGGGCATCGCGCCCGACAACCGCATCGCCACGCTTGGCCGCGGCGGTTCGGACACCTCCGCTGTGGCGATCGCCGCCGCCATCAAGGCCGATCGCTGCGACATCTATACCGATGTCGACGGCGTCTACACGACCGACCCGCGCATGGTGCCGAAGGCCCGCCGCCTCGAAAAGATCGCCTTCGAGGAGATGCTCGAAATGGCCTCGCTCGGCGCCAAGGTGCTGCAGGTGCGCTCCGTCGAACTGGCCATGGTCAAGAAGGTCCGCACTTTCGTCCGGTCGAGCTTCGACGACCCGGCAGCGGTCGGCGTCGACCAGAACGGCAATCCCCCCGGCACCCTGATTTGCGACGAGGATGAGATCGTGGAAACCCAAGTCGTCACCGGCATCGCCTATTCCAAGGACGAGGCGCAGGTCTCGCTTCGGAACGTCGCCGACAAGCCGGGCGTCGCCGCCGCCGTGTTCGGCCCGCTCGCCGATGCCGGCATCAATGTCGACATGATCGTTCAGAACACCTCCGCCGACGGCTCGACCACCGACATCACCTTCACGGTGCCGAATGCCGATCACGACCGGGCGCGCGCGGTGCTCGACGCCGCCATGGCGAAGATCGGCGCCACCAACGTGCAGAGCTCGGGCGACGTGGTGAAGGTGTCGGTGATCGGCATCGGCATGCGCAGCCATGCCGGCGTGGCGGCCCAGTGCTTCCAGGCGCTCGCCTCCAAGGGCATCAACATCCGCGCGATCACCACCTCCGAGATCAAGATCTCTGTGCTGATCGACGCAGCCTATGCCGAACTGGCCGTTCGGACTTTGCATTCCGTCTACGGTCTCGATAAGCATTGA
- the ubiG gene encoding bifunctional 2-polyprenyl-6-hydroxyphenol methylase/3-demethylubiquinol 3-O-methyltransferase UbiG, translated as MSAAPASTVDDAEIRRFSAMAAEWWNPAGKFRPLHKFNPVRLGYIKQEVSARFGRDAQAPDAFAGLSLLDIGCGGGLLSEPMARLGASVVGADASETNIEVARLHAAEAGLAIDYRATTAEALAASGATFDVVLAMEIVEHVADVGLFVRTVAGMVRPGGLLIMATLNRTLKSYALAIVGAEYVLRWLPRGTHDWRKFVTPEELSRPIEAAGLTVIDRVGVVYDPLRDRWSRNARDLDVNYMLLAGRD; from the coding sequence ATGAGCGCCGCCCCCGCCTCTACCGTCGACGATGCCGAGATCCGCCGTTTTTCGGCGATGGCCGCCGAGTGGTGGAACCCCGCCGGCAAGTTCCGCCCGCTGCACAAGTTCAACCCGGTCCGGCTCGGCTACATCAAGCAGGAGGTCTCGGCCCGCTTCGGACGCGATGCCCAGGCGCCGGATGCCTTCGCGGGGCTGAGCCTGCTCGATATCGGCTGCGGCGGCGGGCTTCTGTCCGAGCCGATGGCCCGGCTCGGTGCTTCGGTCGTCGGCGCGGACGCGTCGGAGACCAATATCGAGGTCGCCCGGCTGCATGCCGCCGAGGCCGGGCTCGCGATCGACTACCGGGCAACCACCGCGGAGGCTCTCGCAGCCTCGGGCGCGACCTTCGACGTGGTGCTGGCCATGGAGATCGTCGAGCATGTCGCCGATGTCGGGCTGTTTGTGCGCACCGTGGCCGGCATGGTCCGGCCCGGCGGCCTGCTCATCATGGCGACGCTCAACCGGACGCTGAAATCCTACGCCCTGGCCATCGTCGGCGCCGAATATGTCTTGCGCTGGCTACCGCGCGGCACCCACGATTGGCGCAAATTCGTGACCCCCGAAGAGCTTTCGCGTCCGATCGAAGCCGCCGGGCTCACCGTCATCGACCGGGTCGGCGTGGTCTACGACCCCCTGCGGGACCGCTGGTCGCGCAACGCCCGCGATCTCGACGTGAACTACATGCTGTTGGCCGGGCGCGACTGA
- a CDS encoding pilus assembly protein TadG-related protein, translating to MTTFALCAPLIIGLAGYVVDKAVWQAQRIALQDVADTASLAAARTLATDPSRSPAARVAAAQASAAKVVFAARPDLTPSITVAADGRSVTVGLAERGMVSFAGVFGARPVDLQVAGQAIVDRNAETACLSSGDPSASRCAPAANTGDVASLRDGKARERILMPMTQLIP from the coding sequence GTGACCACCTTCGCGCTCTGTGCACCGCTCATCATCGGGCTGGCGGGATACGTGGTCGACAAGGCGGTCTGGCAGGCGCAGCGGATCGCCTTGCAGGATGTCGCAGACACCGCGTCGCTGGCCGCGGCCCGGACGCTCGCCACCGATCCGTCGCGATCGCCCGCCGCACGCGTCGCCGCCGCCCAGGCCAGTGCCGCGAAGGTCGTGTTCGCGGCCCGGCCGGACTTGACGCCCTCCATCACCGTTGCCGCCGACGGCCGCTCCGTGACCGTGGGCCTGGCCGAGCGCGGCATGGTCAGTTTCGCCGGCGTCTTCGGAGCCCGGCCGGTCGACCTGCAGGTGGCGGGCCAGGCGATCGTGGATCGGAACGCCGAGACCGCCTGCCTGTCTTCCGGCGATCCCTCCGCCTCGCGCTGCGCGCCTGCGGCGAATACCGGTGATGTTGCGTCCCTGCGCGATGGCAAGGCGCGCGAGCGCATCCTGATGCCGATGACTCAACTGATCCCGTGA
- the secA gene encoding preprotein translocase subunit SecA codes for MFGLGNLAKKLFGSANDRKVKAYRPRVEAINALEAELALLTDDELRARTETFRANLAAGTKLDDLLVPAFATVREAAKRAIGQRHYDVQLIGGMVLHEGKISEMRTGEGKTLVATLPVYLNALTGKGVHVVTVNDYLASRDAEWMGRVYRFLGLTVGVIVHGLDDEQRKVAYGCDVTYGTNNELGFDYLRDNMKYEVGQMVQRGHHYAIVDEVDSILVDEARTPLIISGPLDDRSELYNTIDAFIPRLTAKEDYEIDEKQRTASFTEAGMEKLERTLAEAGLLKGENLFDVENVTVVHHVNQALRAHSLFQRDKDYIVKNDEVVIIDEFTGRMMPGRRYSEGLHQALEAKEHVKIQPENQTLASITFQNYFRMYEKLGGMTGTAMTEADEFMDIYRLEVIDIPTNLPVQRIDDDDEVYRTNEEKYRAIIRLIEECKGRGQPILVGTTSIEKSELLAHLLVKAGFRQADPTDPAAFRDLYDGDQKSTTEKVFTVLNARYHEQEAAIVAEAGIPGAITIATNMAGRGTDIQLGGNVDMRVRYELKDMAEGPERDAAVERIKADVARLKDQALKAGGLFVLGTERHESRRIDNQLRGRSGRQGDPGHSKFFLSLQDDLMRIFGTDRMDGMLQKLGLKEDEAIIHPWINKALEKAQQKVEARNFDIRKNLLKFDNVMNDQRRVVFDQRVELMQGEFVRETTDGMRHDVIADLVRKHIPENAYAEQWDVAGLKAEVQEHLGLDLPIEDWAKEEGIADEEVQDRLTKAADAVMADKLERFGEGMMAYVEKAVLLQTLDHLWREHLVTLDHLRQVIGFRGYAQRDPLNEYKTEAFTLFEAMLNGLRRAVTGQLMRVEIVQQEPSAFQQPALPPMQVHHVDAATGRDEFEGGYGQALAPAAAAPQAVGIDPNDPSTWTNVSRNAACPCGSGKKYKHCHGALNASGTMTA; via the coding sequence ATGTTCGGGCTCGGAAATCTCGCCAAGAAGCTGTTCGGCTCCGCCAACGATCGCAAGGTGAAGGCCTACCGGCCGCGGGTTGAGGCCATCAATGCCCTTGAGGCCGAGCTCGCGCTGCTGACCGACGACGAACTCCGGGCACGCACGGAGACGTTCCGCGCCAACCTGGCCGCCGGCACCAAGCTCGACGATCTGCTGGTCCCGGCCTTTGCGACCGTGCGGGAGGCCGCCAAGCGCGCGATCGGGCAGCGGCATTACGATGTGCAGCTGATCGGCGGCATGGTGCTGCACGAGGGCAAGATTTCCGAGATGCGCACCGGCGAAGGCAAGACGCTGGTCGCGACCCTGCCGGTCTATCTCAATGCCCTGACCGGCAAGGGCGTGCATGTCGTCACCGTCAACGACTATCTCGCCTCGCGCGACGCCGAATGGATGGGGCGGGTCTATCGCTTCCTCGGCCTGACCGTCGGCGTGATCGTGCACGGTCTCGACGACGAGCAGCGCAAGGTCGCCTATGGCTGTGACGTGACCTACGGCACCAACAACGAGCTCGGCTTCGACTATCTGCGCGACAATATGAAGTACGAGGTCGGCCAGATGGTCCAGCGCGGCCATCACTACGCGATCGTCGACGAGGTCGACTCGATCCTGGTCGACGAGGCGCGCACGCCGCTGATCATTTCCGGCCCGCTCGACGACCGCTCCGAGCTCTACAACACCATCGACGCCTTCATTCCGCGGCTGACCGCCAAGGAAGACTACGAGATCGACGAGAAGCAGCGCACCGCCTCCTTCACCGAGGCCGGCATGGAGAAGCTCGAGCGGACGCTGGCCGAGGCCGGCCTGCTCAAGGGCGAGAACCTGTTCGACGTCGAGAACGTGACCGTCGTCCATCACGTCAATCAGGCGCTGCGCGCCCATTCGCTGTTCCAGCGCGACAAGGACTATATCGTCAAGAACGACGAGGTCGTGATCATCGACGAATTCACCGGCCGCATGATGCCCGGCCGGCGCTATTCGGAAGGCCTGCACCAGGCTCTTGAGGCCAAGGAGCACGTCAAGATCCAACCCGAGAACCAGACGCTGGCCTCGATCACCTTCCAGAACTACTTCCGCATGTACGAGAAACTCGGCGGCATGACCGGCACGGCCATGACCGAGGCGGACGAGTTCATGGACATCTACCGTCTGGAAGTGATCGACATCCCGACCAACCTGCCGGTCCAGCGGATCGACGACGACGACGAGGTCTATCGGACCAACGAGGAGAAGTATCGGGCGATCATCCGCCTGATCGAGGAGTGCAAGGGGCGCGGGCAGCCGATCCTGGTCGGTACCACCTCGATCGAGAAGTCCGAACTGCTCGCCCATCTTTTGGTCAAGGCCGGTTTCCGCCAGGCCGACCCGACCGATCCGGCCGCCTTCCGCGACCTCTATGACGGCGACCAGAAGTCGACCACCGAGAAGGTCTTCACGGTCCTCAACGCCCGCTACCACGAGCAGGAAGCCGCGATCGTCGCGGAAGCCGGCATTCCGGGCGCGATCACGATCGCGACCAACATGGCCGGCCGCGGCACCGACATCCAGCTCGGCGGCAATGTCGACATGCGCGTGCGCTACGAGCTGAAGGACATGGCCGAGGGGCCGGAGCGGGACGCGGCGGTCGAGCGGATCAAGGCCGACGTGGCGCGGCTGAAGGACCAGGCGCTGAAGGCCGGCGGCCTGTTCGTGCTGGGCACCGAGCGTCACGAAAGCCGGCGCATCGACAACCAGCTGCGCGGCCGCTCCGGCCGTCAGGGCGACCCGGGCCATTCCAAGTTCTTCCTGTCGCTGCAGGACGACCTGATGCGCATCTTCGGCACCGACCGCATGGACGGGATGCTGCAGAAGCTCGGCCTCAAGGAAGACGAAGCCATCATCCATCCCTGGATCAACAAGGCGCTGGAAAAGGCGCAGCAGAAGGTCGAGGCGCGCAACTTCGACATCCGCAAGAACCTGCTCAAGTTCGACAACGTCATGAACGACCAGCGCCGCGTCGTGTTCGACCAGCGCGTCGAGCTGATGCAGGGCGAGTTCGTCCGCGAGACCACCGACGGCATGCGCCATGACGTGATCGCCGATCTGGTGCGCAAGCACATTCCCGAGAATGCCTATGCGGAGCAGTGGGATGTGGCCGGCCTGAAGGCCGAGGTCCAGGAGCATCTCGGTCTCGATCTGCCGATCGAGGACTGGGCCAAGGAAGAGGGCATCGCCGACGAGGAGGTGCAGGACCGCCTGACCAAGGCGGCCGACGCGGTCATGGCCGACAAGCTCGAGCGCTTCGGCGAGGGCATGATGGCCTATGTCGAAAAGGCCGTGCTCCTGCAGACGCTCGACCATCTGTGGCGCGAGCACCTGGTCACGCTCGACCACCTGCGCCAGGTGATCGGCTTCCGCGGCTACGCCCAGCGCGATCCGCTGAACGAATACAAGACCGAGGCCTTCACGCTGTTCGAGGCCATGCTCAACGGCCTGCGCCGGGCCGTGACCGGGCAGCTGATGCGGGTCGAGATCGTCCAGCAGGAACCCTCGGCCTTCCAGCAGCCGGCCCTGCCGCCGATGCAGGTGCATCATGTCGACGCGGCGACCGGCCGCGACGAGTTCGAGGGCGGCTATGGCCAGGCTCTGGCTCCGGCGGCCGCCGCGCCGCAGGCCGTCGGCATCGATCCGAACGATCCGTCGACCTGGACCAATGTCAGCCGCAACGCCGCCTGCCCGTGCGGATCCGGCAAGAAATACAAGCATTGCCACGGCGCCCTGAACGCCTCCGGCACCATGACGGCCTGA